In one Betta splendens chromosome 14, fBetSpl5.4, whole genome shotgun sequence genomic region, the following are encoded:
- the ccdc90b gene encoding coiled-coil domain-containing protein 90B, mitochondrial isoform X2: MPLEQRRLTFDSHAMVTELESSGFAKCQAELIVSALVTLTTANMDIVYKDMVTKSHQEIAVQQIMAHLDSIRKDMVILEKSEFANLRSENATMKRELEQLQHRLKEESEKVRAETKLDINLERSRISDMFTEQEKKLMEASTDFYHRKADLENDNMEINKKIDLQVASLKTVLESLKLETVRYLAATVFTCLAIALGVYRLWR; this comes from the exons ATGCCGCTGGAGCAGCGAAGACTCACCTTCGACTCTCACGCCATGGTGACGGAGCTGGAGAGCAGCG GTTTTGCAAAGTGTCAGGCAGAACTGATTGTCTCAGCTCTGGTCACTCTGACCACAGCCAACATGGACATCGTCTACAAAGACATGGTGACCAAATCCCACCAG GAGATCGCTGTGCAGCAGATCATGGCTCACCTGGACTCCATCAGGAAGGACATGGTGATCCTGGAGAAGAGCGAGTTCGCCAACCTCCGATCGGAAAACGCT ACAATGAAGAGAGAACTGGAACAGCTACAACACCGACTGAAA gaAGAGAGCGAGAAAGTCAGAGCAGAGACCAAACTCGACATCAACCTCGAGAGAAGTAGGATCTCTGACATG TTTACTGAACAGGAGAAGAAGCTGATGGAGGCCAGTACAGACTTCTACCACAGG aaaGCCGACCTGGAAAACGACAACATGGAGATCAACAAGAAGATTGACCTGCAGGTGGCCTCGCTCAAAACTGTTCTGGAGTCCCTCAAACTGGAGACGGTCCGCTACCTCGCAG CGACAGTGTTCACATGCCTGGCTATTGCTCTGGGGGTGTACCGGCTGTGGAGGTGA
- the ccdc90b gene encoding coiled-coil domain-containing protein 90B, mitochondrial isoform X1, whose amino-acid sequence MNVLLQRWSLRRAGTWRGFHATAPVSNFDVRKVELMPLEQRRLTFDSHAMVTELESSGFAKCQAELIVSALVTLTTANMDIVYKDMVTKSHQEIAVQQIMAHLDSIRKDMVILEKSEFANLRSENATMKRELEQLQHRLKEESEKVRAETKLDINLERSRISDMFTEQEKKLMEASTDFYHRKADLENDNMEINKKIDLQVASLKTVLESLKLETVRYLAATVFTCLAIALGVYRLWR is encoded by the exons ATGAacgtgctgctgcagcggtggAGCCTCCGGCGGGCGGGGACTTGGAGAG GTTTCCATGCGACGGCACCTGTGTCAAACTTTGACGTGAGGAAAGTGGAGCTGATGCCGCTGGAGCAGCGAAGACTCACCTTCGACTCTCACGCCATGGTGACGGAGCTGGAGAGCAGCG GTTTTGCAAAGTGTCAGGCAGAACTGATTGTCTCAGCTCTGGTCACTCTGACCACAGCCAACATGGACATCGTCTACAAAGACATGGTGACCAAATCCCACCAG GAGATCGCTGTGCAGCAGATCATGGCTCACCTGGACTCCATCAGGAAGGACATGGTGATCCTGGAGAAGAGCGAGTTCGCCAACCTCCGATCGGAAAACGCT ACAATGAAGAGAGAACTGGAACAGCTACAACACCGACTGAAA gaAGAGAGCGAGAAAGTCAGAGCAGAGACCAAACTCGACATCAACCTCGAGAGAAGTAGGATCTCTGACATG TTTACTGAACAGGAGAAGAAGCTGATGGAGGCCAGTACAGACTTCTACCACAGG aaaGCCGACCTGGAAAACGACAACATGGAGATCAACAAGAAGATTGACCTGCAGGTGGCCTCGCTCAAAACTGTTCTGGAGTCCCTCAAACTGGAGACGGTCCGCTACCTCGCAG CGACAGTGTTCACATGCCTGGCTATTGCTCTGGGGGTGTACCGGCTGTGGAGGTGA
- the alg8 gene encoding probable dolichyl pyrophosphate Glc1Man9GlcNAc2 alpha-1,3-glucosyltransferase: MAAAPVVDRWSWFPALALGVSLFKCLFINAYHSTDFEVHRNWLAITHSLPVSRWYYENTSEWTLDYPPLFAWFEFGLSHVGQHFDRNMLVVENLNYASTSTVLFQRLSVIVTDLLFIFSVKECCRCVKDKKGSLNILEQPSFILTVLLLWNFGLLIVDHIHFQYNGFLFGFLLLSVAKHFQSKHLQGALLFSILLNLKHIYLYVSPAYGIYLLRSYCFTQNNKDGSVKWKSLSVLRLLALGSIVVFVCVLSFSPFIAMGQLPQILSRLFPFKRGLCHAYWAPNIWALYNLLDKSLAVLGARLKLLEEAKLPRASMTGGLVQEFEHSVLPSISPSITFICTLLAILPAVASLWRRPCGAWGFLRCLVLCALGSFMFGWHVHEKAILIPILPLSLLAVQSREDASIFLVLATTGHYSLFPLLFTPAELPIKAVLMLIFTIYSFTSLRKLHSGQASLLHPLEVVYLLGLVAMAVICEIIFPLSPWQHRLPFLPLLATSVYCSVGTCYSFLRMYAILVREREKPKQL; this comes from the exons ATGGCGGCGGCTCCTGTAGTGGACAGGTGGAGTTGGTTTCCAGCCTTAGCACTGGGAGTTTCCCTCTTCAAATGTCTCTTCATCAACGCATA TCATTCCACAGACTTCGAGGTGCACAGGAACTGGTTGGCCATCACTCACAGTCTGCCGGTGTCCAGGTGGTACTACGAG AACACATCAGAGTGGACCCTGGACTACCCGCCACTCTTTGCCTGGTTCGAGTTTGGTCTGTCCCACGTGGGTCAGCACTTTGACAGAAACATGCTGGTGGTGGAGAATCTAAACTATGCCAGCACATCCACTGTGCTCTTCCAGAGGTTGTCGGTCATTGTCACTGACTTGCTGTTCATCTTTTCTGTCAAAGA GTGTTGTAGGTGTGTTAAGGATAAAAAAGGTTCTCTGAACATTTTGGAGCAACCGTCCTTCATTctgactgtcctgctgctgtggaattTTGGCCTCCTCATTGTTGATC ATATTCACTTCCAGTATAATGGCTTCTTGTttggcttcctgctgctgtcggtGGCCAAACACTTTCAG TCAAAgcacctgcagggggcgctgctctTTTCTATCTTGCTCAACCTGAAGCATATCTACCTGTACGTGAGCCCAGCTTATGGAATCTACTTGCTAAGGAGCTACTGCTTCACGCAGAACAACAAAG ATGGGTCTGTCAAGTGGAAGAGTTTAAGTGTGCTGCGTCTCCTGGCTCTGGGGAGCATCGtggtctttgtctgtgttctgtCCTTCAGCCCGTTCATTGCTATG GGCCAGCTGCCTCAAATCCTGTCCCGTCTTTTCCCGTTTAAAAGGGGCCTCTGTCATGCCTACTGGGCCCCTAACATCTGGGCCCTCTACAACCTGCTGGATAAAAGCCTTGCTGTGCTTG GGGCCCGTCTGAAACTGCTTGAGGAGGCTAAGCTTCCTAGGGCCTCCATGACTGGCGGATTGGTTCAGGAGTTTGAACATTCAGTCctcccctccatctctccctccatcacatTCATCTGCACTCTGCTCGCCATCCTG CCGGCTGTGGCTTCCCTGTGGCGTCGTCCATGCGGTGCTTGGGGTTTCCTTCGCTGCCTGGTGCTTTGTGCTCTTGGCTCCTTCATGTTTGGCTGGCACGTCCACGAGAAGGCTATCCTCATCCCCATCCTGCCCCTCAG CCTCCTGGCAGTTCAGAGCAGAGAGGATGCCAGCATCTTTTTAGTTCTGGCCACCACTGGCCACTACTCCCTGTTCCCACTGCTTTTCACGCCTGCAG AGCTGCCCATCAAAgctgttctgatgctgatttttACTATCTACTCCTTCACTTCTCTGAGGAAACTCCACAG TGGACAGGCGTCTCTACTCCATCCTCTAGAGGTTGTCTACCTGCTGGGATTGGTTGCCATGGCAGTCATCTGTGAGATCATATTTCCTTTGTCACCGTGGCAACATAGGCTTCCTTTCCTCCCCCTGCTGGCGACCTCTGTGTACTGCTCTGTGGGCACCTGTTACTCCTTCCTGCGTATGTATGCCATTCTGGTGAGGGAGCGGGAGAAGCCCAaacagctgtga
- the guca1d gene encoding guanylate cyclase activator 1d, whose translation MGNHGSNLDDILAEDMHHWYNMFMRESPSGLITLFELKAILGLKGLTENANSYVDQVFFTFDMDGDGYIDFVEYIAAISLMLKGEINQKLKWYFKLFDQDGNGKIDKEELETIFSAIQSITRNRDIDPEEIVTIIFERIDVKGEGEMTLEEFIEGAKDHEDIMDMLKNLMDLTPVLEIIVQGRGK comes from the exons ATGGGGAACCACGGCTCCAACCTGGACGACATCCTGGCAGAGGACATGCACCACTGGTACAACATGTTTATGCGCGAGTCTCCGTCAGGtctcattacactgtttgagcTGAAGGCCATTTTGGGGCTGAAGGGGCTGACGGAAAACGCCAACAGCTACGTGGACCAGGTCTTCTTCACCTTCGACATGGATGGG GATGGCTACATCGACTTTGTGGAGTATATTGCGGCAATCAGCCTGATGCTGAAAGGAGAGATCAACCAAAAACTAAAGTGGTACTTCAAACTGTTTGACCAGGACGGAAACGGAAAAATCGATAAGGAGGAACTGGAAACCATCTTCTCG GCTATCCAGAGCATCACCCGCAACAGAGACATCGACCCAGAGGAGATTGTTACCATCATTTTCGAGAGGATTGACGTGAAGGGAGAAG GTGAGATGACTCTGGAGGAGTTCATCGAAGGGGCCAAAGACCACGAGGATATCATGGACATGTTAAAGAACCTGATGGACCTGACACCAGTGTTAGAAATCATTGTCCAAGGTCGGGGAAAGTAG
- the dub gene encoding duboraya isoform X1, producing MEQQLTSGLPQDKPPSRRSVAELAGRFKGSAAPSDAARKETDKPVRRRPPHSLHIPLSQADEREPEASASPGPKSKRNSALIEKLQANLALSPSALLPSPKSPGFKALAPSFSPLSPGSSSSTPLSTVTPTSPVTEEEGPVSFEDPLTAAEGSVLSNINKGRARHSLRRRPPSRRHRKSSSGDEVSVPSDAMDATLASLNEPREEGGEVFKKKEETAEEKDKTEEDQTKWKHKEKEKESKERKEELHQASGRKREEEKESSESGRREEEESMSASGKQEEENESKSGRREEEKESSESGRREEEKESKSGRREEEESTSPSGKQEEERESKSERREEEKESSESGSEEEEKESKLGRREEKESPESGKQEEKKESSKSGRREEEKESSESGRREEEKESSESGRQEEKKESSKSGRREEEKDLSESGKQEEEKELKSGKQEEESSERQNEG from the exons ATGGAG cagcagctgacctcAGGCCTCCCTCAGGACAAGCCTCCGTCCCGACGCTCCGTGGCCGAACTGGCGGGAAGATTCAAGGGCTCCGCTGCTCCCAGCGACGCAGCGCGAAAAGAAACG GACAAGCCGGTGAGACGACGGCCTCCCCACTCCCTACACATTCCTCTAAGTCAAGCAGACGAGCGGGAG CCTGAAGCTTCGGCCTCACCTGGGCCTAAAAGCAAGAGGAACTCTGCTCTCATCGAGAAGCTGCAG GCCAACCTGGCTCTGTCCCCCTCGGCTCTGCTGCCTTCTCCAAAGAGCCCCGGCTTCAAAGCGCTGGCTCCCAGCTTCAGCCCACTGTCTCCGGGCTCCAGCTCGTCCACCCCTTTGTCAACAGTGACACCCACCAGCCcagtcacagaggaggaagggccGGTGTCCTTCGAAGACCCCCTCACCGCTGCTGAGGGGTCCGTCCTGTCCAACATCAACAAG GGCCGAGCTCGTCACTCTCTCCGGCGACGACCTCCATCCCGACGCCACAGGAAGTCCAGCAGTGGAGACGAGGTCAGTGTCCCCAGTGATGCAATGGACGCGACCCTGGCCTCTCTGAATGAACCacgagaggaaggaggagaggtttttaagaagaaggaagaaacagctgaggagaaGGACAAGACAGAGGAAGATCAGACAAagtggaaacacaaagagaaagagaaagaatccaaggaaagaaaagaggagttgcatcaggcatcaggaagaaaaagagaggaagaaaaagagtcGTCAGAATCAGGAagacgagaggaagaggagtcgATGTCAGCATCaggaaaacaagaggaagaaaaTGAGTCGAAATCAGGAAgacgagaggaagaaaaggagtcGTCAGAATCAGGAAgacgagaggaagaaaaggagtcGAAATCAGGAagacgagaggaagaggagtcgACGTCACCATCaggaaaacaagaggaagaaaGGGAGTCGAAATCAGAAAgacgagaggaagaaaaggagtcGTCAGAATCAGGAagtgaagaggaagaaaaggagtcGAAATTAGGAAGACGAGAGGAAAAGGAGTCACCAGAATCaggaaaacaagaggagaaaaaggagtcGTCAAAATCAGGAAgacgagaggaagaaaaggagtcGTCAGAATCAGGAAgacgagaagaagaaaaggagtcGTCAGAATCAGGAAgacaagaggagaaaaaagagtCGTCAAAATCAGGAAgacgagaggaagaaaaggatttgtcagaatcaggaaaacaagaggaagagaaggagttGAAATCaggaaaacaagaggaagagTCATCAGAAAGGCAGAATGAAGGCTAA
- the dub gene encoding duboraya isoform X2: MEQLTSGLPQDKPPSRRSVAELAGRFKGSAAPSDAARKETDKPVRRRPPHSLHIPLSQADEREPEASASPGPKSKRNSALIEKLQANLALSPSALLPSPKSPGFKALAPSFSPLSPGSSSSTPLSTVTPTSPVTEEEGPVSFEDPLTAAEGSVLSNINKGRARHSLRRRPPSRRHRKSSSGDEVSVPSDAMDATLASLNEPREEGGEVFKKKEETAEEKDKTEEDQTKWKHKEKEKESKERKEELHQASGRKREEEKESSESGRREEEESMSASGKQEEENESKSGRREEEKESSESGRREEEKESKSGRREEEESTSPSGKQEEERESKSERREEEKESSESGSEEEEKESKLGRREEKESPESGKQEEKKESSKSGRREEEKESSESGRREEEKESSESGRQEEKKESSKSGRREEEKDLSESGKQEEEKELKSGKQEEESSERQNEG; the protein is encoded by the exons ATGGAG cagctgacctcAGGCCTCCCTCAGGACAAGCCTCCGTCCCGACGCTCCGTGGCCGAACTGGCGGGAAGATTCAAGGGCTCCGCTGCTCCCAGCGACGCAGCGCGAAAAGAAACG GACAAGCCGGTGAGACGACGGCCTCCCCACTCCCTACACATTCCTCTAAGTCAAGCAGACGAGCGGGAG CCTGAAGCTTCGGCCTCACCTGGGCCTAAAAGCAAGAGGAACTCTGCTCTCATCGAGAAGCTGCAG GCCAACCTGGCTCTGTCCCCCTCGGCTCTGCTGCCTTCTCCAAAGAGCCCCGGCTTCAAAGCGCTGGCTCCCAGCTTCAGCCCACTGTCTCCGGGCTCCAGCTCGTCCACCCCTTTGTCAACAGTGACACCCACCAGCCcagtcacagaggaggaagggccGGTGTCCTTCGAAGACCCCCTCACCGCTGCTGAGGGGTCCGTCCTGTCCAACATCAACAAG GGCCGAGCTCGTCACTCTCTCCGGCGACGACCTCCATCCCGACGCCACAGGAAGTCCAGCAGTGGAGACGAGGTCAGTGTCCCCAGTGATGCAATGGACGCGACCCTGGCCTCTCTGAATGAACCacgagaggaaggaggagaggtttttaagaagaaggaagaaacagctgaggagaaGGACAAGACAGAGGAAGATCAGACAAagtggaaacacaaagagaaagagaaagaatccaaggaaagaaaagaggagttgcatcaggcatcaggaagaaaaagagaggaagaaaaagagtcGTCAGAATCAGGAagacgagaggaagaggagtcgATGTCAGCATCaggaaaacaagaggaagaaaaTGAGTCGAAATCAGGAAgacgagaggaagaaaaggagtcGTCAGAATCAGGAAgacgagaggaagaaaaggagtcGAAATCAGGAagacgagaggaagaggagtcgACGTCACCATCaggaaaacaagaggaagaaaGGGAGTCGAAATCAGAAAgacgagaggaagaaaaggagtcGTCAGAATCAGGAagtgaagaggaagaaaaggagtcGAAATTAGGAAGACGAGAGGAAAAGGAGTCACCAGAATCaggaaaacaagaggagaaaaaggagtcGTCAAAATCAGGAAgacgagaggaagaaaaggagtcGTCAGAATCAGGAAgacgagaagaagaaaaggagtcGTCAGAATCAGGAAgacaagaggagaaaaaagagtCGTCAAAATCAGGAAgacgagaggaagaaaaggatttgtcagaatcaggaaaacaagaggaagagaaggagttGAAATCaggaaaacaagaggaagagTCATCAGAAAGGCAGAATGAAGGCTAA
- the dub gene encoding duboraya isoform X3, whose protein sequence is MLLAFPFEQDKPVRRRPPHSLHIPLSQADEREPEASASPGPKSKRNSALIEKLQANLALSPSALLPSPKSPGFKALAPSFSPLSPGSSSSTPLSTVTPTSPVTEEEGPVSFEDPLTAAEGSVLSNINKGRARHSLRRRPPSRRHRKSSSGDEVSVPSDAMDATLASLNEPREEGGEVFKKKEETAEEKDKTEEDQTKWKHKEKEKESKERKEELHQASGRKREEEKESSESGRREEEESMSASGKQEEENESKSGRREEEKESSESGRREEEKESKSGRREEEESTSPSGKQEEERESKSERREEEKESSESGSEEEEKESKLGRREEKESPESGKQEEKKESSKSGRREEEKESSESGRREEEKESSESGRQEEKKESSKSGRREEEKDLSESGKQEEEKELKSGKQEEESSERQNEG, encoded by the exons ATGTTGCTGGCTTTTCCTTTTGAGCAGGACAAGCCGGTGAGACGACGGCCTCCCCACTCCCTACACATTCCTCTAAGTCAAGCAGACGAGCGGGAG CCTGAAGCTTCGGCCTCACCTGGGCCTAAAAGCAAGAGGAACTCTGCTCTCATCGAGAAGCTGCAG GCCAACCTGGCTCTGTCCCCCTCGGCTCTGCTGCCTTCTCCAAAGAGCCCCGGCTTCAAAGCGCTGGCTCCCAGCTTCAGCCCACTGTCTCCGGGCTCCAGCTCGTCCACCCCTTTGTCAACAGTGACACCCACCAGCCcagtcacagaggaggaagggccGGTGTCCTTCGAAGACCCCCTCACCGCTGCTGAGGGGTCCGTCCTGTCCAACATCAACAAG GGCCGAGCTCGTCACTCTCTCCGGCGACGACCTCCATCCCGACGCCACAGGAAGTCCAGCAGTGGAGACGAGGTCAGTGTCCCCAGTGATGCAATGGACGCGACCCTGGCCTCTCTGAATGAACCacgagaggaaggaggagaggtttttaagaagaaggaagaaacagctgaggagaaGGACAAGACAGAGGAAGATCAGACAAagtggaaacacaaagagaaagagaaagaatccaaggaaagaaaagaggagttgcatcaggcatcaggaagaaaaagagaggaagaaaaagagtcGTCAGAATCAGGAagacgagaggaagaggagtcgATGTCAGCATCaggaaaacaagaggaagaaaaTGAGTCGAAATCAGGAAgacgagaggaagaaaaggagtcGTCAGAATCAGGAAgacgagaggaagaaaaggagtcGAAATCAGGAagacgagaggaagaggagtcgACGTCACCATCaggaaaacaagaggaagaaaGGGAGTCGAAATCAGAAAgacgagaggaagaaaaggagtcGTCAGAATCAGGAagtgaagaggaagaaaaggagtcGAAATTAGGAAGACGAGAGGAAAAGGAGTCACCAGAATCaggaaaacaagaggagaaaaaggagtcGTCAAAATCAGGAAgacgagaggaagaaaaggagtcGTCAGAATCAGGAAgacgagaagaagaaaaggagtcGTCAGAATCAGGAAgacaagaggagaaaaaagagtCGTCAAAATCAGGAAgacgagaggaagaaaaggatttgtcagaatcaggaaaacaagaggaagagaaggagttGAAATCaggaaaacaagaggaagagTCATCAGAAAGGCAGAATGAAGGCTAA